The following are encoded in a window of Aerosakkonema funiforme FACHB-1375 genomic DNA:
- a CDS encoding substrate-binding domain-containing protein: MATFLKKESTILSIAIVVALAAITSGPLEASVTLEAVPEQSTAPASFPSPASVPSNRIVRIDGSSSMDKVNEALKRGFEKQYPGAKVEITRRGSDLALQSLLAGKIDLAAIGRPLTPQEKAQGLVLVPVAREKIAIVVGPDSAFKGGLTFVQFAQMFRGQITNWSQVGGPSAAIRFIDRPDGSDTRRIFRATFSWWK; the protein is encoded by the coding sequence ATGGCTACTTTCCTCAAAAAAGAAAGCACCATCCTCTCGATCGCAATAGTGGTTGCTTTAGCAGCTATCACGTCTGGGCCCCTAGAAGCATCCGTTACTCTAGAGGCTGTACCGGAGCAATCTACTGCACCAGCCTCTTTCCCATCCCCCGCAAGTGTACCGAGTAACAGGATTGTGCGGATCGACGGATCGAGCAGCATGGACAAAGTTAACGAAGCCCTCAAGCGGGGTTTTGAGAAACAATACCCAGGTGCGAAAGTCGAAATCACCCGCAGGGGAAGCGATCTGGCGCTTCAATCGCTACTGGCAGGCAAAATCGACTTAGCGGCGATCGGTCGTCCTCTGACTCCGCAAGAAAAAGCTCAAGGATTGGTATTGGTTCCTGTCGCTAGAGAAAAGATTGCGATCGTGGTTGGGCCCGATAGTGCCTTTAAGGGAGGGTTGACCTTTGTTCAATTTGCCCAGATGTTCCGAGGTCAAATTACCAATTGGTCTCAGGTAGGCGGCCCCTCAGCCGCAATTCGATTTATAGACCGCCCCGACGGAAGCGATACGCGGCGGATTTTTCGAGCGACGTTCTCGTGGTGGAAATAA
- a CDS encoding glycosyltransferase, with the protein MSKYIAIATFGSLGDLYPYMAIARELQRRGHRAVIATNEIYRHTIESEGIEFRAIRPDGLINVEEEGEFIQLLSDSQQALNYGISYLIAPHLRATYSDLLEIVREADVLLTHHLAFAGALAAEKTGIPWISTVLSPVSFISAYDFPSLSAPPQSPYERALRLVVDDAILRLFKWQARFWGAPMRQLRAELGLPPKGNAVYEGQHSPELVLALFSEVLGVPQPDWPPHTRITGFPWYHHQKNRGLSPELEQFLQAGPPPIVFTLGSLMVWTAGNFYSEGAIAAQRLGYRSVLLMGQAAHQIPSHSLPEGTIAVDYAPHDLIFPQAAAIVHHGGVGTTAQALRAGRPMLVVPFAHDQPDNAARMVRLGVGRTISRQQCTADLIAAELKHLLFDPSYQAKATEVRRSVETEDGVRAACDAIEAHLEKAKLKTENHF; encoded by the coding sequence ATGAGCAAATATATAGCGATCGCAACTTTTGGCTCTTTAGGAGATTTATACCCGTACATGGCGATCGCTCGCGAGTTGCAAAGAAGGGGACATCGCGCCGTCATCGCTACCAACGAAATTTATCGCCACACAATCGAATCGGAAGGGATTGAGTTCCGCGCCATCAGACCTGATGGGTTAATTAATGTGGAAGAGGAGGGAGAATTTATCCAGTTGCTCAGCGACTCCCAACAAGCTCTGAACTACGGTATCAGCTATTTGATCGCGCCCCATTTGCGGGCAACCTACAGCGACTTACTGGAAATAGTACGAGAAGCTGACGTGTTGCTGACGCATCACCTTGCTTTTGCGGGTGCGCTGGCGGCTGAAAAAACTGGGATTCCCTGGATTTCGACTGTTCTTTCGCCTGTCTCGTTTATCTCTGCCTACGACTTTCCCAGCCTTTCTGCGCCGCCGCAATCTCCTTACGAACGAGCTTTAAGGTTGGTTGTCGATGATGCTATACTTCGTCTTTTTAAATGGCAGGCACGCTTTTGGGGGGCACCGATGCGGCAGTTGCGGGCCGAACTCGGTTTACCGCCGAAAGGCAACGCTGTCTATGAAGGTCAGCATTCACCGGAATTGGTGCTAGCTTTGTTTTCGGAAGTTTTGGGCGTTCCTCAACCGGACTGGCCACCCCATACTCGCATTACTGGCTTTCCTTGGTATCACCACCAAAAAAATCGCGGTTTATCTCCGGAACTGGAGCAGTTTTTGCAAGCAGGGCCACCCCCGATCGTCTTTACTTTGGGGTCGTTGATGGTGTGGACAGCGGGAAACTTTTATTCTGAGGGAGCGATTGCCGCCCAGCGGTTGGGCTACCGATCGGTTCTGCTGATGGGGCAGGCGGCGCATCAGATTCCCTCGCACTCTTTACCGGAAGGTACGATCGCAGTGGACTACGCTCCTCACGATCTCATTTTTCCGCAAGCAGCTGCGATCGTCCATCACGGCGGTGTGGGAACTACAGCCCAGGCGTTACGTGCGGGGCGTCCTATGCTGGTGGTTCCCTTTGCCCACGATCAGCCAGATAACGCTGCCCGTATGGTTCGCCTGGGTGTAGGGCGCACGATCTCCCGTCAGCAATGTACCGCCGACCTTATCGCTGCGGAACTCAAACATTTGCTGTTTGACCCCAGTTATCAGGCTAAAGCCACAGAAGTCCGTCGTTCGGTCGAGACGGAAGATGGCGTCCGGGCAGCTTGCGATGCGATCGAAGCGCATTTAGAAAAAGCCAAATTAAAAACAGAAAATCATTTTTAA
- a CDS encoding RICIN domain-containing protein, with translation MVGRSTVPERSSSGYYLIKSKLNGLVLDVAGSNPQPGSHVVVYPANGTYGEANQQWAISENGSIRSRLNGFALEVEGSKEDYYTLVVVSPLKVSNGEPNQQWTITEHGAIASKLNNFVLDIFGSGTAPLNPVVMAPLNETNGTPNQLWELVPIPPEALAPIPLEKQGPAGGSIAATDFEILPKNELPKSRIKTVRIHSAWAVDKIQIQYENLATNPPQTYESAAFGGPGGGYGEFSLLPGDYLTAVYGTWGREAPGYPKEDIVTLQFKSNKGLKSPIFGGSNSEKEVDSFAFEAPPGYEIIGFFGAYGGNYNVLVRLGVYLKLVIQ, from the coding sequence ATGGTTGGACGTAGTACCGTTCCAGAACGTTCGAGTAGTGGTTACTATCTGATCAAAAGCAAGCTTAATGGCCTAGTCCTAGATGTTGCTGGCAGTAACCCGCAGCCTGGAAGCCACGTAGTTGTATACCCAGCAAATGGTACTTACGGTGAGGCCAATCAGCAGTGGGCAATTAGCGAGAATGGGTCGATCAGAAGTAGGCTCAATGGTTTTGCGTTAGAGGTAGAAGGAAGTAAAGAAGATTATTATACATTGGTAGTTGTTTCCCCGCTCAAGGTTAGTAACGGTGAGCCTAACCAGCAATGGACAATTACAGAGCATGGCGCGATCGCCAGCAAGTTAAATAACTTTGTGCTGGATATTTTTGGATCTGGTACAGCACCGTTGAACCCCGTTGTGATGGCTCCCCTCAACGAGACTAACGGTACCCCTAACCAACTGTGGGAACTTGTCCCGATTCCACCAGAAGCTTTAGCGCCGATCCCCCTAGAAAAACAAGGCCCAGCCGGAGGTTCGATCGCCGCCACAGATTTCGAGATTCTACCAAAAAATGAACTGCCTAAATCCAGGATTAAAACTGTACGTATTCATTCTGCTTGGGCAGTAGATAAAATACAAATTCAATATGAAAATCTCGCCACTAATCCACCTCAAACCTACGAGTCAGCCGCATTTGGTGGGCCTGGTGGTGGCTATGGCGAATTCAGCCTATTGCCGGGAGATTATCTCACAGCAGTATATGGAACTTGGGGAAGAGAAGCCCCCGGTTATCCCAAAGAAGATATCGTTACGTTACAGTTTAAAAGTAACAAGGGCCTTAAATCCCCAATATTCGGGGGCAGCAATAGCGAAAAAGAAGTAGATTCTTTCGCTTTTGAAGCACCTCCGGGTTACGAAATCATAGGCTTTTTCGGTGCCTATGGCGGCAATTATAACGTCTTAGTTCGCTTAGGTGTATATCTCAAACTTGTCATACAGTAA
- a CDS encoding polyprenyl synthetase family protein: MLGIILFALYLSFFAWIVCEPKHEKISQLKKVSQAEDIKIITATPKKEAQDRSVLAVAVSVGNGNNNQFTNGQQVYPPASKSAFNTHSTKLNGGEAAKNLSTTLAASVPPSNSVSNSVELASQGSLAIASSTNITTSLPNGNSNGNSNGHSNGHSNGNSNGHSNGNSNGHSNGNLNGDSNEQTLEKHQAESVSHPAEDRLMYDKQIINQAIEESRFAVVKKIKEFVETKNQTLGSYQPLYELLTDYPFRVGKMLRPTMCISAARAVGGMGHEALTSAAALELYHNAFLIHDDIEDGSESRRGKGTLHQMIGIPRAINVGDATNVLAVGLLLENLSTIGVAKALNVLHEIEFMAQQSVEGQAMELDWVATNAAYLTDQDYFKMCVKKTCWYSFITPCRIGLIVGYPSASNKELTERLAGLTRFGMILGIAFQIQDDLLNLQGELEAYGKEIGGDIYEGKRTLMLNHVLANSGQASRQILDILALPREEKTPDQLAFIMDKMQQCGSIEHAWKVARSLANKAAEIFESLDFLQKETPLRSHEEWECPVHDRRFLKELINYVIYRNV, translated from the coding sequence ATGCTTGGGATTATCTTATTTGCGCTTTATCTTTCCTTCTTTGCTTGGATAGTATGCGAACCGAAGCATGAAAAAATAAGTCAACTTAAAAAAGTATCGCAAGCGGAAGATATTAAAATTATCACTGCGACACCAAAGAAAGAAGCGCAAGATCGATCGGTACTCGCTGTCGCCGTCAGTGTGGGCAACGGTAACAACAACCAATTTACGAACGGCCAACAGGTTTATCCACCTGCTAGCAAATCTGCCTTTAACACCCACAGCACCAAGCTCAACGGAGGCGAAGCGGCGAAAAACTTATCGACAACGTTAGCTGCCTCTGTTCCACCCTCTAATTCAGTCTCTAACTCAGTAGAATTAGCTTCTCAGGGAAGTTTAGCGATCGCCTCTTCTACCAACATAACTACAAGTTTACCAAATGGGAACTCAAATGGAAACTCCAATGGGCACTCCAATGGGCACTCCAATGGAAACTCCAATGGGCACTCCAATGGAAACTCCAATGGGCACTCCAATGGAAACTTAAATGGAGACTCAAATGAGCAAACCTTAGAAAAGCATCAGGCTGAGTCAGTCTCCCATCCTGCCGAAGATAGGTTAATGTATGATAAACAAATTATCAACCAAGCAATAGAAGAATCTCGCTTCGCAGTCGTAAAAAAAATCAAAGAATTCGTTGAAACAAAAAATCAGACGTTAGGTTCCTATCAACCTTTGTATGAATTATTAACAGATTACCCCTTCCGAGTAGGCAAAATGCTACGCCCAACTATGTGCATTAGCGCTGCCAGGGCAGTCGGAGGAATGGGACACGAAGCTTTGACATCGGCAGCTGCGCTTGAGCTTTATCACAATGCTTTTTTGATCCACGATGACATCGAAGACGGTTCTGAATCTCGACGGGGTAAAGGCACTTTACACCAAATGATTGGAATTCCTCGCGCCATCAATGTAGGCGATGCGACCAACGTATTGGCAGTAGGTTTATTGCTAGAAAATTTATCAACAATTGGTGTGGCCAAAGCTCTAAACGTGTTGCACGAAATCGAGTTTATGGCGCAGCAATCTGTGGAAGGACAAGCAATGGAATTAGATTGGGTTGCTACCAATGCTGCCTATCTAACCGATCAAGATTACTTTAAAATGTGCGTCAAGAAAACTTGCTGGTATTCTTTTATTACTCCCTGTCGAATCGGTTTGATTGTCGGATATCCTTCAGCTAGTAATAAAGAATTGACTGAACGTTTGGCAGGTTTGACTAGATTTGGGATGATTTTAGGAATTGCTTTTCAAATTCAAGATGATTTGCTTAATTTACAGGGCGAACTCGAAGCATACGGTAAAGAAATTGGCGGTGATATTTACGAAGGCAAACGCACCTTAATGCTGAATCACGTTTTGGCGAATAGCGGACAAGCGTCTCGGCAAATTTTGGACATACTTGCGTTACCCCGCGAGGAAAAGACGCCCGATCAACTCGCTTTTATTATGGATAAAATGCAGCAGTGCGGTAGCATAGAACACGCTTGGAAGGTGGCGCGATCGCTCGCTAACAAAGCAGCAGAAATTTTTGAAAGTCTAGATTTTCTTCAGAAAGAAACCCCACTGCGATCGCACGAAGAATGGGAATGCCCAGTACACGATCGACGATTCCTTAAAGAACTAATCAATTACGTGATTTACAGAAATGTCTGA
- a CDS encoding alpha-ketoacid dehydrogenase subunit beta has translation MAETLFFNALREAIDEEMARDPSVFVLGEDVGHYGGSYKVTKDLYKKYGELRLLDTPIAENSFTGMAVGAAMTGLRPIVEGMNMGFLLLAFNQISNNAGMLRYTSGGNFKIPMVIRGPGGVGRQLGAEHSQRLEAYFQAVPGLKIVACSTPYNAKGLLKSAIRDDNPVLFFEHVLLYNLKENLPEKEYLLPLDKAEVVRPGKDVTIITYSRMRYRVMEAVKTLEKQGFDPEVIDLISLKPLDFETIGASIRKTHRVIVVEECMKTGGIGAEVIASINDRLFDELDAPVLRLSSQDIPTPYNGKLESLTIVEPKQIVEAVQKMVALRV, from the coding sequence ATGGCAGAAACACTATTCTTCAATGCACTGCGAGAAGCCATCGATGAAGAAATGGCACGCGACCCCTCCGTATTTGTGCTGGGAGAAGACGTAGGTCACTACGGCGGTTCCTACAAAGTGACGAAAGACTTGTACAAAAAATATGGAGAACTGCGTCTTTTAGACACCCCGATCGCCGAAAATAGTTTTACCGGGATGGCAGTAGGTGCGGCAATGACCGGACTGCGCCCGATCGTCGAAGGCATGAATATGGGGTTTTTGCTGCTTGCCTTCAACCAAATCTCCAACAACGCCGGGATGCTGCGCTACACTTCCGGCGGTAACTTCAAAATTCCGATGGTAATTAGAGGACCGGGTGGTGTAGGCAGACAATTGGGTGCGGAACACTCCCAGCGACTCGAAGCGTACTTCCAAGCAGTTCCGGGTTTGAAAATTGTGGCTTGCTCTACGCCTTACAATGCGAAAGGACTGCTCAAATCTGCGATCCGCGATGATAACCCGGTGTTATTTTTTGAACACGTTCTGCTCTACAACTTAAAAGAAAACTTGCCAGAGAAAGAGTACCTGCTACCTTTGGATAAAGCTGAGGTAGTGCGACCCGGGAAAGATGTGACAATTATTACTTACTCGCGGATGCGGTATCGTGTGATGGAGGCAGTCAAGACATTGGAAAAACAAGGTTTCGACCCAGAAGTGATTGACCTGATTTCCCTCAAACCGCTAGACTTCGAGACGATCGGCGCTTCGATTCGCAAAACTCACCGCGTTATTGTGGTGGAAGAGTGCATGAAAACTGGCGGTATTGGCGCAGAAGTGATTGCCTCAATCAACGATCGCTTGTTTGACGAGCTGGATGCACCAGTACTGCGCCTATCTTCCCAGGATATCCCCACACCTTACAACGGTAAGCTGGAAAGCTTGACGATCGTGGAACCAAAGCAAATTGTGGAAGCAGTGCAAAAGATGGTCGCTTTACGAGTGTAA
- a CDS encoding proteasome-type protease — protein sequence MTYCLGIITRFGLVMAADSRTNAGVDYISTYQKLFDFSYPGDRAIIMCTSGNLSMTQAVMTLIRKDLKAQDEANIHSLPNMYEIARYIGGKIRQMQEQDRAWLQKDNIDFKCSILLGGQIRGEEPGLYLIYSQGNFIQATPETPFLQIGETKYGKPILDRTLNFETPLDACAKCALLSIDSTMKSNISVGPPISMVMYETDSLAIRHKLQLRLGDPYLAKIRNWWEESLRSAFDGMPKIEWEQCLESSLENVVID from the coding sequence ATGACATACTGCCTTGGCATTATTACCCGCTTCGGTCTCGTTATGGCTGCTGACTCTCGCACTAATGCGGGAGTAGATTACATCTCAACATATCAAAAACTATTTGATTTTTCTTATCCTGGAGATCGGGCAATTATCATGTGTACTTCGGGAAACCTGTCCATGACCCAGGCAGTTATGACTTTAATCCGAAAGGATCTCAAGGCGCAAGATGAAGCCAACATCCATTCCCTGCCAAATATGTACGAAATCGCTCGTTATATAGGTGGCAAAATTCGTCAGATGCAGGAACAAGATCGAGCATGGCTGCAAAAAGATAACATTGATTTTAAATGCAGCATTCTTCTGGGCGGGCAAATTAGAGGCGAAGAACCAGGACTTTATCTCATTTACAGTCAAGGTAATTTTATTCAAGCTACGCCGGAAACGCCTTTTTTACAAATTGGCGAAACAAAATACGGCAAGCCAATTTTAGACCGCACTCTCAATTTCGAGACGCCTTTAGACGCTTGCGCTAAGTGTGCGCTGCTTTCGATCGACTCGACGATGAAGTCAAATATTTCTGTTGGGCCACCAATTAGTATGGTGATGTACGAAACTGACTCTCTTGCGATTCGTCACAAGTTGCAACTGCGTTTGGGAGATCCTTACTTAGCTAAAATTCGGAATTGGTGGGAAGAGTCTTTGAGAAGTGCTTTCGATGGGATGCCCAAGATCGAATGGGAACAATGTCTGGAATCATCTCTAGAAAATGTTGTGATTGATTGA
- a CDS encoding sulfotransferase family protein — MAETKRYFVLSSPRSGTHMLRTSLDNHPQVVCMTEMFNPDYTESKYDFTPDTPASEILANYIFTPENMMHPCVGFLLHRCGARFGNWPDLWSLLEQDKHLVVISLRRQNLLRRYLSVQLMKNQDLEGNPPASLHFDKDVLIGDFQKQEAKIAEFDARFSDHPLITVTYEDLCDRYTETMGCIQSFLNLTPVNLAPGTKKRATPALAEIVANYTELKREFADTKWFSFFDD, encoded by the coding sequence ATGGCAGAAACCAAGCGTTATTTTGTTTTGAGTTCTCCCAGGTCAGGGACGCATATGCTGCGGACGAGTCTAGACAATCATCCTCAAGTCGTATGTATGACTGAGATGTTCAATCCAGACTATACTGAGAGCAAGTATGACTTTACGCCTGATACTCCAGCTTCTGAGATTCTTGCTAACTATATCTTCACTCCAGAAAATATGATGCACCCTTGCGTCGGGTTTCTATTACACCGTTGTGGGGCAAGGTTCGGTAACTGGCCGGATCTTTGGTCGCTTCTCGAACAGGACAAGCATCTAGTTGTAATCAGTCTCCGCCGCCAAAATCTCTTGCGTCGTTATCTCTCTGTTCAGTTGATGAAGAATCAGGATCTGGAAGGAAATCCGCCAGCATCACTCCACTTTGACAAGGATGTATTAATCGGCGACTTCCAGAAGCAGGAGGCTAAGATTGCCGAGTTTGATGCGAGATTCTCTGACCATCCGCTTATAACTGTTACCTATGAGGATTTGTGCGATCGCTACACAGAGACTATGGGCTGCATTCAATCGTTTCTTAATCTCACACCAGTAAATCTTGCACCTGGAACTAAGAAGCGAGCAACTCCAGCATTGGCAGAGATAGTTGCCAATTATACGGAACTCAAACGCGAATTTGCCGACACCAAGTGGTTCAGTTTCTTTGATGACTAA
- a CDS encoding glycosyltransferase — protein MEHPLDLAIIIPELVKYGGAERVVIECLARWQHHHRITLYATSINDRVVREFCPDTRFKFVQLSPYFQGDRAFFLNGTLLPKLWQQEIGTHDIYHTHLWPCHLIDRHPMVWYPHEPPRMLEDLRLSQLPNDSITSDVWKVHVYPKFTYDDVPSRVYEATMNALAMFDKLGNPDRIVANSHYVAQYLSQVYGRIVADIVYPGVECANQIVELSPNVQFLTVGQLWPHKRVKMIIEALAMIPDVRLVIVGDGPEREKLERMAVSLGIGDRVCFKHGLSEAELQAEYNACRAVVFAATREPFGIVPLEALAHGRPLIAVNEGGYTEVVDPQCAILVSPRPQELADKMNLLARDIDLARAMGEAGWRKAQQYSWNNSAHQLIKIIESTFNTYPHDHQQGDDETAALCPLLGVQYYCWYGDGSGNLHWNDNLEFGSVDDMPEIGFYSSLDGDALKYHFELMERNGIDFLVANLHIDSNGVNEHELAGLIRMFHVAELTRSQIRIAIQLCFYDPSHDGLERAIATIRDLSNSPNYFRFKSQPVMFLFWTGIWDGQRTEIENLKAATDGFLRIACSLRLPSDTESLYLTFGLFDSWALFSPLEVASSENWQSVWAEAYRRSDCGKKGIRTVTVSPGYDDRHLTDIRRSNNRFRCVDRNQGKTLHSMTEFVLRQSVMPQLVLVSTFNEYHENSHIEPTKRYGSQYMEAIKDFGQALRTRWM, from the coding sequence ATGGAACACCCCCTCGATCTCGCAATCATCATTCCCGAACTCGTCAAGTATGGAGGTGCCGAACGAGTTGTCATCGAGTGCCTCGCTCGTTGGCAACACCACCATCGCATTACACTTTATGCCACGTCCATCAACGATCGGGTCGTGCGCGAGTTCTGCCCAGACACTCGCTTCAAATTTGTGCAACTTTCACCTTACTTTCAAGGGGATCGTGCGTTCTTCTTGAACGGCACCTTGCTACCCAAACTGTGGCAACAGGAAATCGGTACACATGACATTTACCATACTCATCTTTGGCCTTGTCATCTGATTGACAGACACCCGATGGTGTGGTATCCGCACGAACCCCCGCGTATGCTGGAAGATCTGCGGCTTAGTCAGCTTCCCAATGACTCGATTACGTCTGATGTGTGGAAGGTTCACGTTTACCCGAAGTTCACCTACGATGATGTTCCATCGCGGGTTTACGAAGCAACCATGAACGCACTGGCAATGTTTGACAAGCTGGGCAATCCAGACCGTATAGTTGCGAACAGTCACTATGTTGCTCAGTATTTGTCACAGGTTTATGGACGAATCGTTGCAGACATAGTTTACCCAGGCGTGGAATGTGCCAACCAGATCGTTGAGCTTTCGCCGAATGTCCAGTTCCTCACCGTTGGTCAACTCTGGCCACACAAACGAGTGAAGATGATTATTGAGGCACTGGCGATGATACCGGATGTACGGCTGGTGATTGTCGGAGATGGCCCTGAACGTGAGAAACTGGAACGAATGGCTGTGTCACTCGGTATCGGAGATCGCGTTTGTTTCAAGCACGGACTGTCAGAAGCAGAGTTGCAAGCGGAGTACAATGCCTGTCGTGCAGTTGTGTTTGCAGCAACACGGGAACCCTTCGGCATTGTTCCTCTAGAAGCATTGGCTCATGGTCGTCCCTTGATTGCGGTGAATGAAGGAGGATATACAGAGGTTGTCGATCCTCAATGTGCGATACTGGTGTCGCCGCGTCCTCAAGAACTGGCTGATAAAATGAACCTGCTGGCGCGTGATATTGATTTAGCTAGAGCGATGGGTGAAGCTGGTTGGAGAAAAGCCCAGCAATATAGCTGGAATAACTCGGCGCATCAGCTAATTAAAATTATTGAGTCCACGTTTAATACTTATCCACATGACCACCAGCAGGGGGACGATGAAACTGCTGCACTTTGTCCACTGCTCGGAGTCCAATATTATTGCTGGTATGGAGATGGATCTGGCAATCTTCATTGGAACGACAATTTAGAATTCGGATCTGTTGATGATATGCCCGAAATCGGGTTTTATTCGTCGCTAGATGGTGATGCCCTGAAATATCATTTTGAATTGATGGAGCGCAATGGCATAGACTTTCTGGTTGCGAACCTGCATATTGATTCAAACGGTGTGAATGAGCATGAGTTGGCTGGACTGATTCGGATGTTTCATGTTGCGGAACTAACCAGATCCCAAATCCGTATTGCAATTCAACTGTGTTTCTACGATCCTTCCCATGATGGATTAGAGCGGGCGATCGCTACCATCAGGGATCTGTCAAACTCACCCAACTATTTCAGGTTCAAGTCCCAACCAGTAATGTTCTTATTTTGGACTGGCATTTGGGACGGACAACGAACTGAGATCGAGAATTTGAAGGCAGCGACCGACGGATTTTTGCGAATCGCTTGTAGTTTGAGGCTACCTTCAGATACAGAATCGTTATATCTGACCTTTGGGTTATTTGATTCGTGGGCGCTTTTTTCACCTTTGGAAGTAGCATCGTCTGAGAATTGGCAGAGTGTTTGGGCAGAGGCATATCGGCGATCGGATTGTGGTAAAAAGGGAATTCGCACGGTAACAGTCAGTCCAGGCTACGACGATCGCCATCTAACCGATATTCGCAGGAGCAACAATCGATTTCGTTGTGTTGACCGAAATCAGGGAAAAACTCTCCATAGCATGACAGAGTTTGTGCTTCGTCAATCTGTTATGCCACAACTGGTGCTTGTATCTACTTTTAATGAATACCATGAAAACAGCCATATCGAGCCAACCAAAAGGTATGGATCGCAATATATGGAAGCAATCAAAGATTTTGGACAAGCTTTGCGAACAAGATGGATGTGA
- the lgt gene encoding prolipoprotein diacylglyceryl transferase, translated as MVFGIPIQSLAFQFASPGPIFIQLGPLTIRWYGLLIASAVLIGVWLSGYLAQRRNINPDLPGELAIWLVVAAIPCARLYYVFFQWPEYARNPAEIIAIWKGGIAIHGAILGGILAATIFARVQRVSFWQLADLVAPSLILGQAIGRWGNFFNSEAYGAPTNLPWKLYIPPESRFPGYKNVEFFHPTFLYESLWNLMVFAILLTLFFRSLKGTPRLKVGTLGLVYLVCYGSGRFWIEGLRTDSLMLGPLRIAQVVSIVGIMLGLVGLAWLYFVGRNLPDVVPADRNQWENETKEQD; from the coding sequence ATGGTTTTCGGTATTCCTATCCAGTCCTTAGCCTTTCAATTCGCTTCTCCAGGGCCGATTTTCATTCAGTTGGGGCCACTCACGATTCGCTGGTACGGTCTGTTGATTGCCTCAGCAGTTTTAATTGGGGTGTGGCTTTCCGGATATTTAGCGCAGCGTCGCAACATCAACCCAGATTTACCGGGTGAACTGGCAATCTGGCTTGTGGTTGCAGCAATTCCCTGCGCTCGACTGTACTACGTGTTTTTTCAATGGCCAGAATATGCTAGGAACCCGGCTGAGATTATCGCGATTTGGAAAGGTGGCATTGCCATTCACGGTGCTATTCTGGGCGGTATTCTGGCGGCGACAATCTTTGCGCGAGTTCAAAGAGTTTCCTTCTGGCAATTAGCCGATTTGGTCGCTCCTTCTCTCATTCTCGGTCAGGCGATCGGACGTTGGGGAAATTTTTTCAATTCGGAAGCTTACGGCGCTCCTACTAATTTACCTTGGAAACTGTATATTCCGCCTGAGAGCCGTTTCCCCGGATATAAAAATGTGGAATTCTTTCATCCCACATTTCTTTACGAGTCCTTATGGAATTTAATGGTGTTTGCTATATTGCTTACCTTATTCTTTCGCTCTTTGAAGGGAACACCACGCCTAAAAGTGGGTACTCTGGGGCTAGTTTACCTTGTCTGTTACGGCAGCGGTCGGTTTTGGATTGAAGGACTGCGAACTGATAGCTTAATGTTGGGGCCGCTCCGTATCGCTCAAGTGGTCAGTATAGTAGGAATTATGTTGGGATTGGTAGGTTTGGCATGGCTTTACTTTGTGGGGCGCAACCTTCCCGATGTAGTTCCTGCCGATCGCAACCAGTGGGAGAATGAGACAAAAGAACAGGATTGA
- a CDS encoding transposase family protein → MKCYRCERFSDELHPVKNLLVKDLPAWGQAVYLRVPRRQFYCRPCQKYFTEKLNFINFKHREAENLNTL, encoded by the coding sequence GTGAAGTGTTATCGTTGTGAAAGATTTAGTGACGAATTGCATCCAGTTAAGAATCTCTTAGTAAAAGATTTACCAGCTTGGGGTCAAGCCGTATATTTGAGAGTACCCAGGCGGCAATTTTATTGTCGCCCTTGTCAAAAGTATTTTACGGAAAAATTAAATTTTATTAACTTCAAACATCGAGAAGCAGAAAACCTGAATACACTATGA